One window of the Streptomyces sp. TS71-3 genome contains the following:
- a CDS encoding superoxide dismutase family protein gives MLAGAMAAVLAAASGVPAGGGGGTSGGDSFELRTVAHFSPPSGTVPSNALTYDRNLVPPGTRIEVQQNSDRRGTTVSLHVSGVRAGHAFGVHVHTKPCAADPAAAGGHYQNRVDPVQPSTDPAYVNAQNEVWLDFTADTRGKGEARAHHTWGFRSGQARSVVLHDEPGTKGARVACLTVPFGAVGGG, from the coding sequence ATGCTTGCCGGTGCCATGGCGGCCGTGTTGGCGGCCGCGAGTGGCGTGCCGGCCGGTGGGGGCGGCGGGACGAGTGGAGGAGACTCCTTCGAGTTGCGGACGGTGGCGCACTTCTCGCCGCCGTCCGGGACGGTTCCGTCGAATGCTCTGACCTACGACAGGAACCTCGTGCCCCCGGGCACCCGGATCGAGGTCCAGCAGAACAGCGACAGGCGGGGGACGACGGTCAGTCTGCACGTGTCCGGGGTGCGGGCGGGGCACGCGTTCGGCGTGCACGTACACACCAAGCCCTGCGCCGCGGACCCGGCCGCGGCAGGCGGCCACTACCAGAACCGTGTCGACCCCGTACAACCCTCGACCGACCCCGCATACGTCAACGCGCAGAACGAGGTGTGGCTCGATTTCACCGCGGACACGCGCGGCAAGGGTGAGGCGCGGGCCCACCACACCTGGGGATTCCGCAGCGGCCAGGCACGTTCGGTCGTCCTGCACGACGAGCCGGGCACGAAGGGTGCCAGGGTCGCCTGTCTGACGGTGCCGTTCGGGGCGGTCGGCGGCGGGTGA
- a CDS encoding HAD-IA family hydrolase, which yields MTVTRPTPLTARALLLDMDGTLVNSDAVVERCWRRWSARQGLDAEEVLRVAHGRQGHATMAILLPDRPLEENLADNARLLAEETADTDGVVEIPGAGAFLASLAGLHHALVTSADVALATARMGACGLAMPAVRITAESVGASKPDPEGFLKGAAELGVDPADCVVFEDSGAGITAARAAGMRVVGVGPRAGEHEPTFLVRDLTEARVEGADGEIRLFLA from the coding sequence ATGACGGTCACCCGTCCCACTCCTCTGACCGCCCGCGCCCTCCTCTTGGACATGGACGGCACCCTCGTGAACTCGGACGCCGTCGTCGAGCGCTGCTGGCGCCGCTGGTCCGCACGGCAGGGCCTGGACGCGGAGGAGGTCCTGAGGGTCGCGCACGGCCGGCAGGGCCACGCGACGATGGCGATCCTGCTCCCGGACCGGCCCCTGGAGGAGAACCTCGCGGACAACGCCCGGTTGCTCGCCGAGGAGACCGCCGACACCGACGGCGTCGTGGAGATCCCCGGCGCAGGTGCGTTCCTCGCGTCCCTCGCCGGACTGCACCACGCGCTGGTGACGTCCGCGGACGTGGCGCTGGCCACCGCCCGGATGGGCGCCTGCGGGCTCGCGATGCCCGCCGTGCGGATCACCGCGGAGTCCGTGGGCGCCAGCAAGCCCGATCCGGAGGGCTTCCTCAAGGGCGCCGCCGAGCTGGGCGTCGACCCGGCCGACTGCGTCGTCTTCGAGGACTCCGGCGCCGGCATCACCGCCGCGCGTGCCGCGGGGATGCGGGTGGTGGGCGTCGGCCCGCGCGCCGGCGAACACGAGCCCACGTTCCTGGTGCGGGACCTCACGGAGGCCCGGGTGGAGGGCGCGGACGGCGAGATCCGGCTGTTCCTGGCGTGA
- a CDS encoding DoxX family protein, giving the protein MSGRLDSTRPYAIGLFRIVVGLLFACHGASTLFGAFGGPSQPAGAWPGWYAALIQLAAGVLVFVGLCTRPAAFVASGSMAFAYFKVHQPHALLPIQNGGEPAAMFCWALLLLVFTGSGAFAVDRLLRTGGGRGGRADQAGEQASPAGEQEPVTA; this is encoded by the coding sequence ATGTCCGGACGCCTCGACAGCACGCGCCCGTACGCCATCGGGCTGTTCCGCATCGTCGTCGGCCTGCTCTTCGCCTGCCACGGCGCCAGCACGCTGTTCGGCGCCTTCGGCGGGCCTAGCCAGCCCGCCGGTGCCTGGCCCGGCTGGTACGCGGCCCTCATCCAGCTCGCCGCCGGTGTCCTCGTCTTCGTCGGCCTCTGCACCAGGCCCGCGGCGTTCGTCGCGTCGGGGTCGATGGCCTTCGCGTACTTCAAGGTCCACCAGCCCCATGCGCTGCTGCCGATCCAGAACGGCGGCGAGCCCGCGGCCATGTTCTGCTGGGCGCTGCTCCTGCTGGTCTTCACGGGCTCCGGGGCGTTCGCCGTCGACCGGCTGTTGAGGACCGGCGGCGGGCGCGGCGGCCGGGCCGACCAGGCCGGCGAGCAGGCCAGCCCTGCCGGCGAGCAGGAGCCGGTCACAGCGTGA
- a CDS encoding DUF2277 domain-containing protein has product MCRSIKTLRPPALPEEATEDEIRAAALQYVRKVSGFRAPAAHNREVFDRAVDAVALATAELLGGLEVRGSRPAVAEAAGAA; this is encoded by the coding sequence ATGTGCCGAAGCATCAAGACTCTGCGCCCGCCCGCGCTGCCCGAAGAGGCCACCGAGGACGAGATCCGGGCGGCGGCGTTGCAGTACGTACGCAAGGTGTCCGGGTTCCGGGCGCCGGCTGCCCACAACCGCGAGGTGTTCGACCGGGCCGTCGACGCCGTCGCTCTCGCCACCGCCGAACTTCTCGGCGGTCTTGAGGTGCGCGGCAGCCGGCCGGCGGTCGCCGAGGCCGCCGGAGCCGCCTGA
- a CDS encoding D-Ala-D-Ala carboxypeptidase family metallohydrolase produces MISSRSFDRRTALRGALAAGAGVALGPTLLSGVAQAYGWTRTLNQGATGADVTELQIRIAGWAADSPSQTRVAIDGEFGPGTAAAVRRFQSAYGLAVDGSAGPATQGQLNALEQSDGSTVHFNFSEFTDRVSGTFAGGKLSTAATKENARRAMYKLEALRKKLGNVPITVNSGFRSIAHNAEVGGASDSMHLYGTAADLNVPGVSNRTVYQKAETCGFSGLETYTEDHQHVDSRADLGRAWWWQDGTI; encoded by the coding sequence ATGATCTCTTCCCGCTCTTTCGACCGCCGCACCGCCCTCCGAGGCGCACTGGCCGCCGGCGCCGGTGTCGCGCTCGGCCCGACGCTGCTGTCGGGAGTCGCCCAGGCCTACGGCTGGACACGCACGCTCAACCAGGGGGCGACCGGCGCGGATGTGACCGAACTCCAGATAAGAATCGCGGGCTGGGCCGCGGACAGCCCGAGCCAGACGCGCGTGGCCATCGACGGAGAGTTCGGCCCGGGCACCGCCGCCGCGGTACGCCGGTTCCAGTCGGCCTACGGTCTCGCCGTCGACGGAAGCGCCGGTCCCGCGACGCAGGGACAGCTCAACGCGCTGGAACAGTCGGACGGCTCCACGGTGCACTTCAACTTCAGCGAGTTCACCGACCGCGTCAGCGGCACGTTCGCCGGCGGCAAGCTGAGCACGGCCGCCACCAAGGAGAACGCGCGGCGAGCGATGTACAAACTGGAGGCGCTGCGCAAGAAGCTGGGCAACGTCCCCATCACGGTCAACTCCGGCTTCCGCAGCATCGCGCACAACGCCGAGGTGGGCGGCGCCAGCGACAGCATGCACCTGTACGGCACGGCCGCCGACCTCAACGTCCCCGGCGTGTCCAACCGCACCGTCTACCAGAAGGCCGAGACCTGCGGCTTCTCCGGTCTGGAGACGTACACCGAGGACCACCAGCACGTGGACAGCCGCGCCGACCTCGGCCGGGCCTGGTGGTGGCAGGACGGCACCATCTGA
- a CDS encoding TMEM165/GDT1 family protein → MISFSVMALVFGVIFLAELPDKTALAGLVLGARYRASYVFAGVAAAFAVHVALAVAAGSVLTLLPDRVVHAVTGGLFLAGAAVLLLHKGEGGEEEVRKPRDQSFWRVSGAGFGLILVAEFGDLTQIMTANLAARYGDPVSVAIGAALALWAVAGIGILGGRALMQRVPMRLITKVAALVMAALGLWSVYEAVVA, encoded by the coding sequence TTGATCAGCTTCAGCGTGATGGCGCTCGTCTTCGGCGTCATCTTCCTCGCCGAACTGCCCGACAAGACCGCGCTGGCCGGCCTTGTACTGGGTGCGCGGTACCGGGCCTCCTACGTCTTCGCCGGGGTGGCCGCCGCGTTCGCCGTGCACGTGGCGCTGGCCGTGGCGGCGGGCAGCGTGCTCACGCTGCTGCCCGACCGCGTGGTGCACGCGGTGACGGGCGGCCTCTTCCTGGCCGGCGCCGCCGTGCTGCTCCTCCACAAGGGCGAGGGGGGCGAAGAGGAGGTCCGCAAGCCGCGTGACCAGAGCTTCTGGCGGGTGTCCGGTGCGGGCTTCGGGCTCATCCTCGTCGCGGAGTTCGGCGACCTCACCCAGATCATGACCGCCAACCTCGCCGCCCGCTACGGCGATCCGGTGTCGGTCGCCATCGGGGCGGCCCTGGCGCTCTGGGCGGTCGCCGGGATCGGCATCCTCGGGGGCAGGGCGCTGATGCAGCGGGTGCCCATGCGGCTGATCACCAAGGTGGCGGCGCTGGTGATGGCGGCGCTCGGGCTGTGGAGCGTCTACGAGGCGGTGGTGGCCTGA
- a CDS encoding IS481 family transposase: protein MPHRNAPLTETGRLRLARCVVEDNWPLRRAAERFQVSPTTAQRWADRYRRLGEAGMTDRSSRPHASPRQTSTRTERRIIKVRVLRRWGPARIASLLRLAPSTVHRVLTRYGLARLTHLDRATGRVIRRYERARPGELVHVDIKKLGNIPDGGGHKILGRQAGRKTRSGAGYSYLHTAVDDHSRLAYSEIFTDEKKETAVAFWIRAQAFFASCGITVERVLTDNGSCYKSRLWRDALAAAGITHKRTRPYRPQTNGKVERFNRTLLDEWAYARPYRSEQERRDAFPDWLHTYNHHRGHTALKGQPPASRVPNLTGQYT from the coding sequence GTGCCCCACCGTAATGCACCCCTGACCGAGACAGGACGACTGCGGCTGGCCCGCTGCGTCGTGGAAGACAACTGGCCCCTGCGCCGGGCCGCGGAACGCTTCCAGGTCTCGCCGACAACGGCACAGCGGTGGGCCGACCGCTACCGCAGGCTCGGCGAGGCGGGCATGACCGACCGCTCCAGCCGCCCGCACGCCAGCCCACGCCAGACGTCGACACGTACCGAGCGGCGGATCATCAAGGTGCGCGTACTGCGCCGCTGGGGCCCCGCACGGATCGCGAGCCTTCTGCGGCTGGCGCCCTCCACCGTGCACCGGGTACTCACCCGCTACGGCCTGGCCCGCCTCACGCATCTGGACCGGGCCACCGGCCGCGTCATACGCCGCTACGAACGCGCCAGGCCCGGCGAGCTCGTCCACGTCGACATCAAGAAGCTCGGCAATATCCCCGACGGTGGCGGCCACAAGATCCTTGGCCGCCAAGCGGGCCGCAAGACCCGCTCCGGCGCCGGCTACAGCTACCTGCACACCGCCGTCGACGACCACTCCCGCCTGGCCTACAGCGAGATTTTCACCGACGAGAAGAAAGAAACCGCCGTCGCCTTCTGGATCCGGGCGCAGGCGTTCTTCGCCTCGTGCGGGATCACCGTCGAGCGCGTGCTGACCGACAACGGCTCCTGCTACAAGTCCCGTCTGTGGCGCGATGCCCTGGCGGCGGCCGGGATCACCCACAAGCGAACCCGGCCCTACCGACCCCAGACGAACGGCAAGGTCGAACGCTTCAACCGCACCCTGCTCGATGAGTGGGCCTACGCCCGCCCTTACCGCTCAGAGCAGGAACGACGCGACGCCTTCCCTGACTGGCTGCACACCTACAATCACCACCGCGGACACACCGCGCTGAAAGGCCAACCACCCGCCAGCCGCGTCCCCAACCTCACAGGGCAATACACCTAG
- a CDS encoding HNH endonuclease family protein, giving the protein MSDVYARRIGTSRRRLSTLGAVVATVSACALLTSTPAQASPPTPIAVSTAHTYLSELTVATEGSMSGYSRDKFPHWITQSGSCDTREVVLKRDGTGIQQGSDCYPTSGSWYSEYDGATWTAASDVDIDHIVPLAEAWTSGASSWTTAQRQSFANDLTRPQLIAVTDNVNQSKSDQDPAEWLPPRAAYHCTYARMWIQVKHYYKLTVDSSEKSALQSVLNSEC; this is encoded by the coding sequence ATGTCCGATGTCTACGCGCGTCGAATCGGCACGTCCCGCCGCCGGCTGAGCACCCTCGGCGCTGTCGTGGCCACGGTGTCCGCCTGCGCCCTGCTGACCAGCACGCCCGCCCAGGCCTCCCCACCCACCCCGATCGCGGTGTCCACCGCCCACACCTACCTGTCCGAGCTGACCGTGGCCACCGAGGGCTCCATGTCGGGTTACAGCCGCGACAAGTTCCCCCACTGGATCACCCAGTCCGGCAGCTGCGACACCCGCGAGGTCGTCCTGAAGCGCGACGGCACCGGCATCCAGCAGGGCTCCGACTGCTACCCCACGTCCGGCAGTTGGTACTCCGAGTACGACGGCGCCACCTGGACCGCCGCCAGCGACGTCGACATCGACCACATCGTGCCGCTCGCCGAGGCCTGGACCTCGGGGGCCAGCAGCTGGACCACCGCCCAGCGGCAGTCGTTCGCCAACGACCTGACCCGCCCCCAACTGATCGCGGTCACCGACAACGTCAACCAGTCCAAGAGCGACCAGGACCCGGCCGAGTGGCTGCCGCCGCGGGCCGCCTACCACTGCACCTATGCCCGGATGTGGATCCAGGTGAAGCACTACTACAAGCTGACGGTCGACTCCTCGGAGAAGAGCGCCCTTCAGTCGGTGCTCAACAGCGAGTGCTGA